A region of the Oscillatoria sp. FACHB-1407 genome:
GGTTTGTATGAGATTTGTTTACGAAGAGAGTGACAGAAGAGGGTTATCGTGGTCTTTGAATTCTTCTAACAATGGTGGCTACGGCTATAGCTCCTGTGCTGCAAACTGATTTGTCAGGTGCTTGACTCAAATGGATGGTTGCTAGCTAATTTTTGTTGGTTGAGGCTGGGACTGATTCTTCAGGAACTCTCGCAACCTCATCAAGCTCAAGGTTTGTCCCAAATTAAGGGGAAGGACAGAGACACCCTCTAAGCAGGACTGTATCCAACCTTCCCCCCAACTCCAGCGATGGCATCCATCAATTCCCTGGCTCATGAGTAAACATAGCCCATTCGGTGTGATCTTCTGAACTTGATGGCGAACAGCGATTGGACCTAAGCGGCTGGTAAATATGGTTCCTTCCTGAAGCTGGTCAGGCAAGCCCGCCGGAAACTGTTGTGGAAACATCCACTGTTGAAACTGAGCTGAGCATAACAAACTGTCTCGAATTACTGTCTCAGTAGCTTCGACTTCAATGCGGAGATGACTTTGTTGAAAGGTGCCTAGCATGAGCACTGATGGTAGCGTGATGAGCAGTTATTCGTCAGGCTCAATCGTACTCATTAGACCTTGAGCCTTGAGGGATTCACTATAGAACTCTGCATGTTCTTGAGCACAGACAATGACTAATGCAATCCCGTTGGTATGAGCTTCCATCATGATGTTGACAGCCTGGGGTTGCGTCAAACTTGTTACAGTTTTTAGCAAAACCATGACGACATACTCCATCGAGTTGTAGTCATCATTGTGCAGGAGCACCTTGTATCGGGGTGCGTGTTTGCGAATAGTTGACTGCTGTTGAATCGTTTCGACTGCCACTAGTCCAACCCTCTCCGAAGACGACAATCAGCGTTTGCGTATTTCCTTAAACATTTATAACATTTTAGAGCTAATTCAACTATTGCTACCCATTCCTGTGGGCTGA
Encoded here:
- the clpS gene encoding ATP-dependent Clp protease adapter ClpS; this encodes MAVETIQQQSTIRKHAPRYKVLLHNDDYNSMEYVVMVLLKTVTSLTQPQAVNIMMEAHTNGIALVIVCAQEHAEFYSESLKAQGLMSTIEPDE